In Castanea sativa cultivar Marrone di Chiusa Pesio chromosome 6, ASM4071231v1, a single window of DNA contains:
- the LOC142641390 gene encoding G-type lectin S-receptor-like serine/threonine-protein kinase LECRK3 yields MFFSSPPMASISIVFLVLFITFVAGRAQPNEPSRIRLGTPLTYLTSWPSPSHRFAFGFYPQGSGFAVGIWLVVMESITVVWTANRDDPPVTSKAKLDFTKDGKLVLRTEQGPEQVIASGAKGPASYAVMNDSGNFVLYNNDSKITWQSFDSPTDTILQGQTLFAGAELASSLNEGDHSTGRFHLRMQTDGNLVSYPGNSGDAVSDAYWDTGTAGSGYNPHDFLFDLYLNSTGGLNLVNQSNSATVFIVNDFLISSGESNVNLNNDNNTIYRATLDVDGIFRLYSHAYDENRNVYLLLSTLRYSCDVYGFCGFNSFCTLNVGQSNCRCLPGHDFVDPNRRTLGCERNFSEAGCTGGKGNAAFYNISTMEKWVWGDIPYFDEIMSKEDCKSSCLEDCNCDAALFDGNSCQKQKFPLRYLRTVTKSNHTAFLKVGSIPKKPRLPIASDTVVITSKTAMVQIVLETLGFTGFSCVALAIFGRFIFKIRVLRYQMLLKNGNWGLPEEVTLRLFTYAELKRATNSFKEELGKGSFGAVYKGTLNQGKKLVAVKRLEKLVEEGEREFRAEMRAIGRTHHRNLVRLLGFCAEDSKRLLVYEYMSNGSLADLLFGAILRPDWTERLRIALDVARGIFYLHEECEAPIIHCDIKLQNILMDDCWNAKISDFGLAKFLMPDQTRTFTGARGTRGYVAPEWHKNIPISVKADVYSYGIVLLEIVCCRKNIDLNASAAEEIVLSSWAYKCFAARDLYKLVIGEEVDIMSLEKMVKVGLWCIQEEPALRPSMKSAVLMLEGITEIPVPPCPTTPSM; encoded by the coding sequence atgtttttttcatCCCCTCCCATGGCTTCCATATCCATTGTTTTCTTAGTCCTGTTCATAACCTTTGTAGCTGGAAGAGCTCAACCAAACGAACCTAGCAGAATACGCTTAGGCACTCCCCTTACCTACCTGACTTCATGGCCTTCTCCTTCTCACCGATTTGCATTTGGATTCTATCCGCAAGGCAGTGGCTTTGCGGTGGGAATTTGGCTGGTCGTTATGGAGAGCATAACAGTTGTGTGGACAGCAAATCGTGACGATCCACCGGTCACCTCAAAGGCAAAGCTGGATTTTACCAAGGATGGTAAGCTTGTGTTAAGAACAGAGCAGGGACCGGAACAAGTCATTGCTAGTGGTGCAAAAGGCCCCGCTTCCTATGCCGTCATGAATGATTCCGGCAATTTTGTGCTCTATAACAATGATTCCAAGATCACCTGGCAGAGTTTTGACAGTCCTACCGATACCATTTTACAAGGTCAGACTCTGTTTGCTGGAGCTGAACTGGCCTCCAGTTTAAATGAGGGAGACCACTCAACTGGACGGTTTCATCTCAGAATGCAGACTGATGGAAACCTTGTTTCATACCCAGGAAACAGTGGAGACGCCGTGTCAGATGCCTATTGGGATACTGGTACTGCTGGGAGTGGTTACAACCCGCATGATTTCCTTTTTGACCTTTATCTTAATTCTACCGGCGGTTTAAACCTCGTCAACCAGTCCAATTCAGCAACCGTTTTTATCGTGAATGATTTCTTAATTTCCTCCGGAGAAAGCAACGTCAACCTCAACAACGATAACAATACCATTTATCGTGCAACTCTTGATGTTGATGGAATTTTCCGATTGTATTCTCACGCCTACGATGAGAATAGAAACGTATATCTTTTGTTGTCAACATTAAGATATTCATGTGACGTATACGGTTTCTGTGGCTTCAACAGCTTTTGTACACTAAATGTCGGCCAAAGCAACTGTCGTTGCCTTCCTGGGCATGATTTCGTAGACCCCAATCGAAGGACTCTAGGCTGTGAGAGAAACTTTTCAGAAGCAGGGTGTACAGGTGGGAAAGGAAATGCAGCTTTTTATAACATAAGTACTATGGAAAAATGGGTGTGGGGAGACATTCCATATTTTGATGAAATTATGTCAAAGGAAGATTGCAAAAGCTCATGTTTGGAAGACTGCAATTGTGACGCAGCACTCTTCGATGGTAATTCTTGCCAGAAACAAAAGTTTCCACTGAGATATCTTAGAACAGTTACAAAATCCAATCACACAGCGTTCTTGAAGGTGGGATCTATCCCAAAGAAGCCACGGCTACCCATTGCTTCTGACACAGTCGTTATCACAAGCAAAACAGCTATGGTACAAATCGTTCTTGAAACTCTAGGCTTTACTGGTTTTTCATGTGTTGCTCTAGCAATCTTTGGCcgtttcattttcaaaattagagttttaaGGTATCAAATGCTGTTAAAGAATGGAAATTGGGGCCTGCCTGAGGAGGTAACCTTAAGATTGTTCACATACGCCGAGCTCAAAAGAGCAACAAATAGTTTCAAGGAAGAGTTGGGTAAAGGGTCTTTTGGAGCAGTTTACAAAGGTACTTTAAACCAAGGTAAAAAACTTGTTGCAGTAAAGAGACTGGAGAAATTAGTTGAAGAAGGTGAAAGAGAGTTCCGTGCAGAGATGCGAGCAATTGGAAGAACCCATCACAGGAACTTAGTTCGGTTGCTGGGTTTCTGTGCAGAGGACTCTAAAAGGCTTCTGGTTTATGAATACATGAGCAATGGTTCCCTTGCTGACCTACTGTTTGGGGCCATATTGCGTCCAGATTGGACTGAGAGATTGAGAATTGCATTGGATGTTGCAAGAGGAATTTTCTATCTACATGAAGAGTGTGAGGCCCCTATCATTCATTGTGATATAAAGCTTCAAAACATTTTGATGGATGATTGTTGGAATGCTAAAATCTCTGACTTTGGGCTTGCCAAGTTCTTAATGCCAGATCAGACAAGGACTTTCACGGGGGCCAGAGGGACAAGAGGGTATGTGGCACCAGAATGGCATAAGAACATCCCTATATCAGTGAAGGCAGATGTTTACAGTTATGGGATTGTGCTCTTGGAAATTGTATGTTGCAGAAAGAACATAGATCTTAACGCATCTGCAGCAGAGGAGATTGTCCTTTCTTCTTGGGCCTATAAGTGCTTTGCTGCTAGAGATTTATATAAGCTTGTGATTGGTGAAGAGGTAGATATAATGAGCTTGGAgaaaatggtgaaggtgggacTGTGGTGCATTCAAGAAGAACCAGCTCTCCGTCCCTCTATGAAGAGTGCAGTCTTGATGTTAGAAGGTATTACTGAAATTCCGGTTCCCCCATGTCCAACTACTCCCTCCATGTAA